In one window of Phormidium ambiguum IAM M-71 DNA:
- a CDS encoding DUF4335 domain-containing protein, with protein MTIQRQYSLPNCTLILEGLSETTGGIPSEIRPILTILVNAECRLAGYTGPALSGGRDFFESLVTAVSNYAQGILSGVPHQQHLETDRIPLVQLRHNGQNLHRLIVQPQNLNNFAQGITAPPLPTNPIEVDLSTVQLFDLVEAVDQFFADSQTLPSLKLQLAPVEKRFAKSDEDLVKQAAPAALGLSSLALAAIALFFVPIPEVQKPREPLPQDNSGVVTPNSTIPGQTPTNQPPPLPPTTPQSNSGIQNTAPVTSSTTQIPENNPAATPLTTQVPPTTTSNLTTQNSVVVTPVPVAPTVPQTDSTVAVPTTPTPVTAPTVPPATDSTAALPPTPVPVTAPTVPPSTDSTFALTPTPAPVTAPTLPSTDTNSVVQTPVAVPTIPPNDSTVGLQTPGITSTSEVQTSSVTNATLNENNEIVDTPSLKVLNRNLHNQIKQRRTEVTKFPDELVYRIAMRPDGTVVNYEPRNQAAREYLNQTPLPNLGAANIPPNSPEVNQQPVAYFKVVFTPKGILQVSPWRGYR; from the coding sequence ATGACGATTCAACGACAGTACAGTTTGCCCAATTGCACCTTAATCTTAGAAGGATTAAGTGAAACTACTGGTGGTATCCCATCAGAAATTCGCCCAATTTTAACAATTTTAGTTAATGCCGAATGTCGTTTGGCAGGTTATACAGGGCCAGCTTTAAGTGGGGGAAGAGACTTTTTTGAAAGTTTGGTAACAGCAGTTAGCAACTACGCCCAAGGAATTTTAAGTGGTGTACCCCATCAACAACATTTGGAAACCGATCGCATACCCTTGGTACAATTGCGGCATAATGGGCAAAATCTACATCGGTTAATTGTCCAACCACAAAATTTAAACAATTTTGCTCAAGGTATTACTGCACCTCCCCTACCAACAAATCCGATTGAAGTTGATTTGTCTACAGTGCAATTATTCGATTTAGTGGAAGCTGTAGATCAATTTTTTGCTGATAGTCAAACTTTACCTAGTTTAAAGTTGCAGCTAGCGCCAGTAGAAAAACGCTTTGCCAAGTCGGATGAAGATTTAGTGAAACAAGCTGCACCAGCGGCTTTAGGTTTGTCTAGTTTAGCATTGGCTGCGATCGCACTTTTCTTTGTCCCCATCCCCGAAGTCCAAAAACCCAGAGAACCTTTACCACAAGACAATTCCGGCGTAGTTACTCCCAATTCTACTATTCCCGGACAAACTCCCACCAATCAACCCCCCCCCTTACCTCCCACAACTCCTCAATCTAATTCAGGAATCCAAAATACTGCACCTGTAACTTCCTCTACTACCCAAATTCCTGAAAATAACCCCGCAGCAACACCCTTAACTACACAAGTTCCACCCACCACTACTTCTAACCTCACCACTCAAAATTCCGTAGTTGTTACTCCCGTACCCGTTGCACCAACTGTACCCCAAACAGATTCCACTGTTGCCGTACCAACTACTCCCACACCCGTCACCGCACCAACAGTACCGCCTGCCACAGACTCTACAGCTGCACTACCACCTACCCCTGTACCAGTCACTGCGCCAACAGTACCACCTTCGACAGACTCTACATTTGCACTAACACCTACCCCCGCACCCGTCACCGCACCAACCTTACCATCAACAGACACTAATTCCGTAGTGCAAACTCCTGTTGCTGTACCTACCATTCCGCCAAATGACTCAACTGTAGGTTTGCAAACTCCAGGGATTACTTCTACTTCTGAAGTTCAAACTTCCTCCGTTACTAACGCAACTTTAAACGAAAATAATGAAATTGTTGATACACCTTCTTTAAAGGTTTTGAATCGAAATCTTCACAATCAAATTAAACAACGTAGAACCGAAGTTACTAAGTTTCCTGACGAATTAGTTTATCGGATTGCTATGCGTCCAGATGGAACAGTAGTAAACTACGAACCACGTAATCAAGCTGCACGGGAATATTTAAACCAAACTCCACTTCCTAACTTGGGTGCAGCGAATATTCCCCCCAATTCTCCTGAAGTAAATCAACAACCAGTAGCTTATTTTAAAGTTGTTTTTACTCCTAAAGGAATATTGCAAGTTAGCCCTTGGCGCGGTTATCGTTGA
- a CDS encoding DUF3038 domain-containing protein: MYLDTPTAQPVPLILESLPVPANFEDREFPRRSRQQIDLILLAIEALDIGGSEAILSVAKELELQGIIKNRVTLWRLRCTNPMRRYSQRHSLSVVEAKALVLIACNLARRMTVLIRQLLLAYQQLSEKQLSVEHHFRLSYFLERFRKHFRSRMNPRRSGVVAYSSDEKLNELAIALLGQLLFCTGTSGIQRFWISLFDGEI, translated from the coding sequence ATGTATTTAGATACCCCTACCGCTCAACCCGTTCCTTTAATATTGGAAAGCTTACCCGTTCCAGCTAACTTTGAGGATCGTGAGTTTCCGCGCCGTTCTCGGCAACAAATAGATCTGATTCTACTAGCAATTGAAGCCTTAGATATTGGAGGTTCGGAAGCGATACTCAGTGTAGCCAAAGAGCTAGAATTGCAAGGAATTATTAAAAATCGAGTAACATTATGGCGGTTGCGCTGTACTAATCCGATGCGGCGTTATAGTCAACGTCATTCTTTGAGCGTAGTCGAAGCCAAGGCATTGGTATTGATCGCTTGTAATTTAGCTCGACGCATGACAGTTCTAATTAGACAGTTGTTACTCGCATATCAACAATTGTCAGAAAAACAATTGTCAGTAGAACATCATTTTCGCCTTTCTTACTTTTTGGAGCGATTTCGCAAACATTTTCGCAGTCGGATGAATCCCCGACGCTCTGGAGTGGTAGCCTATAGTTCAGATGAAAAATTGAATGAATTAGCGATCGCCCTATTGGGACAGCTACTTTTTTGTACAGGTACTTCTGGAATCCAACGCTTTTGGATTAGTCTGTTCGATGGTGAAATTTAA
- a CDS encoding tetratricopeptide repeat protein: protein MSNNNQVSQINEAISQLLAKLKEDELRSNLEGKAEKLHQLGILTANLGKFDEAIAFYSQCQEVYQSLHDLEGVATILYQIAVIKTNQGEVKAAIPLFEEALKIAESINDLATQAESFYSLGMIKASQGRVTDAIDFCQKSLTIKEHLGDWEGKSKILQQLAIIKANNGELLPAIQLLKQCLSIKENCDDLSGQANILHYLGVIYAQLHDAEAAILSYQESLEIKEQIGDIQGKAATLHQLGDLYKNLDKLEEAIEFYRQSVQLKERGNDRESQAATMGMLGQLLVKKGDFKLALAYLNKALEIFEKMRSPNAKTVKEIISEVRHLQQAEMRQKRKQH, encoded by the coding sequence ATGAGTAATAATAATCAAGTAAGTCAAATCAATGAGGCAATTTCACAATTACTAGCGAAGCTGAAAGAGGATGAGCTTCGGAGTAATTTAGAAGGGAAAGCAGAGAAGTTGCATCAATTGGGAATTTTGACAGCTAATTTGGGTAAGTTTGATGAAGCGATCGCTTTTTATTCCCAATGCCAAGAAGTTTATCAGTCTTTGCATGATTTAGAGGGTGTGGCTACTATACTCTACCAAATCGCTGTTATTAAAACTAATCAAGGGGAAGTAAAAGCGGCAATTCCTTTGTTTGAGGAAGCATTAAAAATCGCGGAAAGCATCAATGATTTGGCAACCCAAGCTGAAAGTTTTTACTCTTTGGGAATGATTAAAGCTAGTCAAGGTAGGGTGACGGATGCGATCGATTTTTGCCAAAAGTCTTTAACAATAAAAGAGCATTTAGGAGATTGGGAGGGAAAAAGTAAAATCCTCCAACAATTAGCTATTATTAAAGCTAATAATGGGGAACTTCTACCCGCTATTCAATTATTAAAACAGTGTTTATCAATCAAAGAAAATTGTGATGATTTATCAGGTCAAGCAAATATTTTACATTATTTAGGCGTTATTTACGCTCAATTACATGATGCGGAAGCAGCAATTTTATCTTATCAAGAATCTTTAGAAATTAAAGAACAAATCGGCGATATTCAAGGGAAAGCGGCTACTTTACATCAATTAGGCGATTTATATAAAAATCTGGACAAACTAGAAGAAGCGATCGAGTTTTATCGACAATCTGTTCAACTTAAAGAAAGAGGTAACGATCGAGAAAGTCAAGCAGCAACGATGGGAATGCTCGGACAATTATTAGTTAAAAAGGGTGATTTTAAATTAGCTTTAGCTTATTTAAATAAAGCCTTAGAGATTTTTGAGAAAATGCGATCGCCAAATGCTAAAACCGTAAAAGAAATAATTTCCGAAGTTCGACATTTACAGCAAGCAGAAATGCGCCAAAAAAGAAAACAGCATTAA
- a CDS encoding Uma2 family endonuclease produces the protein MIKSDLIPHPTVMPQQRTVIPQTEPPLPAKQTLPTMYDLPSENPEEPGLPDEFHALQPQLLSRTLRLTDYPPSRLFVGSDLNLYYDVKNPLWHKRPDWFLVLDVPRLYEGTDLRSSYVVWQEGVNPFLVVELLSPGTEKEDLGELAVSEEEKISALDSTESNGQPTKEILPKKWDVYERILRVPYYVVFSRYNDRLRAFKLNGGRYREQTIDTEKPQFWIPELKLGLGIWQGEFEGINRSWLRWYDGEGNWLQTEAERERQKRMQLTEKLKSLSPEQLAALGISLEDLE, from the coding sequence ATGATAAAATCAGACCTAATTCCTCATCCAACAGTTATGCCACAACAGCGGACTGTGATTCCCCAAACAGAACCACCCCTCCCGGCGAAACAAACCCTGCCGACAATGTATGATTTACCAAGTGAAAACCCGGAGGAACCTGGTTTGCCAGACGAGTTTCATGCTTTACAACCGCAGTTACTTTCTCGCACCTTGCGGTTAACAGATTATCCACCATCGCGCCTCTTTGTTGGTTCGGATTTAAACTTGTACTACGATGTGAAAAATCCTTTGTGGCACAAGCGTCCTGACTGGTTTCTCGTATTAGATGTACCGCGCCTTTATGAGGGTACAGATTTGCGTTCTAGTTATGTTGTTTGGCAAGAAGGTGTGAATCCATTTTTAGTTGTGGAACTGCTTTCCCCTGGAACGGAAAAGGAAGATTTGGGAGAACTCGCAGTTTCAGAAGAAGAGAAGATTTCCGCACTAGATTCTACAGAAAGTAACGGACAACCAACTAAAGAAATACTGCCGAAAAAGTGGGATGTTTACGAGCGAATTTTGCGAGTACCTTATTATGTTGTATTTAGTCGCTATAACGATCGCTTACGCGCATTTAAACTTAACGGCGGACGTTATCGAGAACAAACTATCGATACGGAAAAACCTCAGTTTTGGATTCCCGAATTAAAATTGGGTTTAGGAATTTGGCAGGGAGAATTTGAGGGAATTAATCGTTCTTGGTTGCGTTGGTACGATGGAGAAGGTAATTGGTTACAGACAGAAGCGGAACGAGAAAGACAGAAACGAATGCAATTAACGGAAAAGTTAAAGTCTCTTTCTCCCGAACAATTAGCAGCTTTGGGAATTAGTCTTGAAGATTTGGAATAG
- a CDS encoding glycerophosphodiester phosphodiesterase, with protein MNNYSSLPIVIAHRGASGFRPEHTLAAYELAINLGADYIEPDLVLTKDGILIARHENEISTTTNVAEYPEFANRLTTKLIDGKSITGWFTEDFTLAEIKTLKAKERLPFRDQSFNGMFSIPTFQEIIDLVKAKSREIGRSIGIYPETKHPTYFASLGLPLEEPLIATLHDNGYKSATDPIFIQSFETGNLQKLSQLTDLPLIQLLENSGQPFDLAIKGDRRTYQDLTKPQELAKIAEYAAGIGPNKQMIIPIDNQGKLLTPTSLIADAHAVGLLIHPYTFRNETQYLSPDYHNNPELEYEQFFHLGVDGIFTDFTNTALTVINRIYKEL; from the coding sequence ATGAACAATTATTCATCTTTGCCGATCGTTATTGCTCATCGAGGTGCAAGTGGTTTTCGCCCAGAGCATACTTTAGCAGCTTATGAATTAGCAATTAATTTAGGTGCGGATTATATTGAACCAGATTTAGTTTTAACCAAAGATGGTATACTAATTGCCCGTCATGAAAATGAAATTTCTACTACTACAAATGTTGCAGAATATCCCGAATTTGCTAATCGATTAACTACTAAACTAATTGATGGGAAATCAATCACAGGTTGGTTTACAGAAGACTTTACTTTAGCTGAAATCAAAACTCTGAAAGCTAAAGAGAGATTGCCTTTTCGAGATCAATCTTTTAATGGTATGTTTTCAATTCCGACTTTTCAGGAAATTATTGATTTAGTTAAAGCTAAAAGTCGAGAAATTGGTCGATCGATCGGAATTTACCCAGAAACAAAACACCCAACTTATTTTGCTTCCCTTGGTTTACCTTTAGAAGAACCATTAATTGCAACTCTTCATGATAACGGATATAAATCTGCAACAGATCCAATTTTTATACAATCCTTTGAAACAGGAAACTTACAAAAATTAAGTCAATTAACCGATTTACCATTGATTCAATTACTAGAAAATTCTGGGCAACCTTTTGATTTAGCAATAAAAGGCGATCGACGTACCTACCAAGACTTAACTAAACCCCAAGAATTAGCTAAAATTGCCGAATACGCTGCGGGAATCGGCCCAAATAAACAAATGATTATCCCTATAGATAATCAAGGAAAATTACTAACTCCTACTTCTTTAATAGCGGATGCTCATGCTGTAGGATTATTAATTCATCCTTACACTTTTCGCAACGAAACTCAATATTTATCACCCGATTATCACAATAATCCAGAACTAGAATATGAGCAATTTTTTCATTTAGGCGTTGATGGGATATTTACTGATTTTACTAATACTGCATTAACAGTAATTAATCGAATATATAAAGAACTATAA
- a CDS encoding serine/threonine protein kinase: MPQTVATAAHCINPHCSRPYPQTMGNNFCNVCGAPLRILNRYTPLQKLGIGGFATIYTIWDEYSKKERVLKVLLETSPKALALFEQEATVLASLRHPGVPKVESDSYFHVTLGNSPEVILPCLIMEKITGKTLEDILQYHQSQGLPEAWVQNWLKQAVYILRELHQRQIIHRDIKPANLMLREGTEQIVLIDFGGAKQIGVKQVNSQASSTRLFSPGYSPPEQMAGAIVGPNADFYALGMTCIHLLTGKYPLDLEDPKTGEIHWQKFANVSLNFAKLLDDMIQANIERRPANANELLARIRRISSQSITASLAKALFQIISKLPTDLFKLSLTILALFGQAITQIIVLFWQAIAHITKSVFTTLWLMIWGGIGGGIGAIIGSLVAYKTAFGQDLDYFLSQTLPNLINIPLSLQSGIILFACAGISTTCSLMFAGKLGQKQNYLIAIIMGVISYVLGWFIMQAVPTNIISPDYLILMTALASFLLTLGLCLPSHQIVYALITSTGTSLIFVGLLWLVMQILVPANGVFGIYSTFLSHFNWTNFAFSVAFFISMGIIIGFWLSITHFFVIPILRMLGWR; this comes from the coding sequence GTGCCACAAACTGTTGCCACAGCTGCTCATTGCATTAATCCTCATTGCTCACGCCCTTATCCTCAGACTATGGGGAACAATTTTTGCAATGTTTGTGGCGCACCATTAAGAATTTTAAATCGATATACACCGCTCCAAAAACTAGGTATTGGGGGATTTGCCACAATTTACACAATTTGGGACGAATACAGCAAAAAAGAGCGGGTATTAAAAGTTTTATTAGAAACTTCTCCTAAAGCTTTAGCATTATTTGAACAAGAAGCCACTGTTTTAGCAAGTTTACGTCATCCCGGAGTCCCAAAAGTAGAATCTGATAGTTATTTTCATGTTACTTTGGGCAATTCTCCCGAAGTTATTTTGCCATGTTTAATCATGGAAAAAATCACTGGAAAAACCTTAGAAGACATTTTACAATATCATCAATCTCAAGGTTTGCCAGAAGCATGGGTACAGAATTGGCTGAAACAAGCTGTATATATTTTACGAGAATTACATCAACGCCAAATTATTCATCGTGATATTAAACCTGCCAATTTAATGTTGCGTGAAGGTACGGAACAAATAGTATTAATTGACTTTGGGGGAGCCAAACAAATTGGCGTTAAACAAGTTAATTCTCAGGCAAGTTCAACAAGATTATTTTCCCCTGGATACAGTCCGCCAGAACAAATGGCTGGCGCAATAGTTGGGCCAAATGCTGATTTTTATGCTTTAGGAATGACTTGTATTCACTTACTTACGGGTAAATATCCGTTAGATTTAGAAGATCCCAAAACTGGGGAAATTCATTGGCAAAAATTTGCTAATGTTAGCCTAAATTTTGCTAAATTATTGGATGATATGATCCAGGCGAATATTGAAAGAAGACCAGCCAATGCCAATGAATTGTTAGCTCGAATTAGAAGGATATCTTCTCAAAGTATTACAGCTTCTTTGGCCAAAGCATTATTTCAAATTATCAGTAAATTACCAACTGATTTATTTAAATTGTCATTAACTATTTTAGCATTATTCGGTCAAGCAATTACTCAAATAATAGTTTTATTTTGGCAAGCGATCGCACATATTACCAAATCAGTCTTTACTACTTTATGGTTAATGATTTGGGGTGGAATAGGTGGCGGAATTGGTGCAATTATTGGTAGTTTAGTAGCTTACAAAACAGCTTTTGGCCAAGACTTAGATTATTTTCTTTCCCAAACTTTGCCAAATTTAATTAATATACCTCTATCACTGCAATCAGGAATTATATTGTTTGCTTGTGCTGGTATAAGTACTACTTGTAGCTTAATGTTTGCGGGTAAATTAGGGCAAAAACAGAACTATTTAATAGCAATAATCATGGGAGTAATTAGTTATGTACTAGGTTGGTTCATTATGCAAGCAGTACCAACAAACATTATTTCACCAGATTATTTAATATTAATGACTGCATTAGCAAGTTTTTTATTAACTTTGGGTTTATGTTTACCAAGTCATCAAATTGTTTATGCTTTAATTACTAGTACAGGCACATCTTTGATTTTTGTCGGTTTGTTGTGGTTAGTTATGCAAATTTTAGTGCCTGCAAATGGCGTTTTTGGAATTTATTCTACATTTCTTAGCCATTTTAATTGGACAAATTTTGCGTTTAGTGTTGCGTTTTTTATTAGTATGGGAATTATTATTGGTTTTTGGTTAAGCATAACTCACTTTTTTGTGATTCCCATTTTACGAATGTTGGGTTGGCGTTAA
- a CDS encoding ABC transporter ATP-binding protein/permease, whose product MINKRNLGFLQRFWTIAKLYWCGNEKLGAIALLLILIALVLVSTQVRVIINTQQGNIVSALVAKDANRFWMITWKVFALSLILPTMWCTYHYIRKKLVIYWRRWLTNHFLDKYFRNRAFYELSHSQKEIDNPDQRIAEDINKFADGFVVFFFNMFNAGSQIIAFSTVLWVISPTLMIFLVIYAVSGTLLTIWLFGKKLVKLNFKQLKKEADFRFGLVRLRENAESVAFYRGEAQEFNQINHLFNQVFQNFNKLIFWQELIITIAGSFYYYIPGFLPALVIAPQILSGQLEIGKLAEAQGAFGTLSWEINVIIRTFKELVGFAAGIERLFEFYNFLQQPKKEIISSNIQYTTINTVEDKCLALQDLTLYTPNYQRTLLQNVSVKLQSGQGMLIMGASGCGKSSLLRAIAGLWNSGNGTIIRPKLEEILFLPQRPYMVLGNLRKQLVYPLVNDKISDQELHQVLQEVNLPNLVERFGGFNVEKDWGDVLSLGEQQRVAFARLLICKPKYVILDEATSALDIKNEENLYQHLLGTQTTFISVGHRPTLFKYHHLLLELLNDENWQFREVEDDNTLNEYR is encoded by the coding sequence ATGATAAATAAACGGAACCTGGGTTTTTTACAGCGGTTTTGGACGATCGCCAAACTATATTGGTGTGGGAATGAAAAATTGGGCGCGATCGCTTTACTACTGATCCTGATTGCCCTGGTTTTAGTTTCCACGCAGGTCAGAGTAATTATCAACACTCAACAAGGTAATATAGTTTCCGCACTCGTTGCCAAGGATGCAAATAGATTCTGGATGATTACCTGGAAAGTATTTGCGCTATCCCTAATTTTACCGACCATGTGGTGTACATATCACTACATCCGCAAAAAACTCGTTATTTATTGGCGAAGATGGTTAACCAATCATTTTCTGGATAAATATTTCCGCAATCGGGCTTTTTATGAACTCAGTCACTCTCAAAAAGAAATTGATAACCCGGATCAGCGAATAGCCGAAGATATTAACAAATTTGCTGATGGATTTGTAGTCTTCTTTTTTAATATGTTCAATGCTGGATCGCAGATTATTGCTTTTAGTACGGTACTTTGGGTAATATCACCCACTTTGATGATTTTTTTGGTTATTTATGCTGTCAGTGGCACCCTGCTTACAATTTGGTTATTTGGGAAAAAATTAGTTAAACTAAATTTCAAGCAATTGAAAAAAGAAGCTGACTTTCGTTTTGGGTTAGTCCGGCTCCGCGAAAATGCAGAATCTGTTGCATTTTATCGGGGAGAAGCACAGGAATTTAATCAAATTAATCACCTATTTAATCAAGTATTTCAAAATTTCAATAAGCTCATCTTTTGGCAGGAATTAATAATAACTATTGCTGGGAGCTTTTATTACTATATTCCTGGCTTTCTGCCTGCACTAGTTATTGCTCCTCAAATTTTATCAGGTCAGTTAGAAATCGGTAAACTTGCCGAAGCGCAAGGGGCGTTTGGTACTCTTTCTTGGGAAATCAATGTGATTATCAGAACTTTTAAAGAACTGGTTGGTTTTGCCGCTGGAATTGAGCGTTTATTTGAATTTTATAATTTCCTGCAACAGCCCAAGAAAGAAATTATTAGTAGCAATATTCAGTATACAACTATTAATACTGTAGAAGATAAATGTTTAGCACTTCAAGACCTGACATTATATACACCAAACTATCAAAGAACCTTATTACAGAATGTCTCGGTAAAACTGCAATCAGGACAAGGAATGTTAATTATGGGTGCGAGTGGCTGTGGTAAAAGTTCTCTACTAAGAGCGATCGCTGGTTTATGGAATTCTGGTAATGGAACAATTATTCGACCCAAACTAGAGGAAATCTTATTTTTACCTCAACGTCCATATATGGTTTTGGGAAATCTCCGTAAGCAGTTAGTCTATCCTTTAGTCAATGATAAAATTAGTGACCAAGAACTACATCAAGTATTGCAAGAGGTAAACCTACCCAATTTAGTCGAAAGATTCGGTGGTTTTAATGTGGAAAAAGATTGGGGTGATGTGCTTTCTTTAGGAGAACAACAGCGTGTTGCTTTTGCCCGTCTTTTAATTTGTAAACCAAAATATGTGATTTTAGATGAAGCTACTAGCGCTTTGGATATTAAAAATGAGGAAAATCTCTATCAACATCTATTAGGTACTCAGACAACTTTTATCAGTGTCGGTCATCGTCCTACTCTCTTCAAATATCACCATCTACTACTAGAATTATTAAATGATGAAAATTGGCAATTCAGAGAAGTAGAAGACGATAATACTCTAAATGAATATAGATAA
- a CDS encoding peptide ligase PGM1-related protein: MQVVDFSVDSQGEKFRFLQNQLRDRWQSIEGANLGDYDILVVPSVSLDQRELKKVEGFLNYEERLLFSLIRLRNPRTRVIFLTSQPLPPIVIDYYLQLLPGIPFSHARDRLMLFSVYDSSPKPLTQKILERPRLMQRIRQALRPDKSFMICYNSTQLEKDLSLQLQVPLLAADPDLLYWGSKSGSRQIFAECGVPHPDGSEMVKSAADLAEAAAELWERQPNLQRMVVKLNEGFSGEGNAVLDLREIPNIAPGTVSHKERVGVISDRFTSMSFQAKNETWENFSSRIPELGAIVEAFVEGEKKHSPSVQGRITPEGEVEILSTHDQILGGSDGQIYLGCYFPAQESYRLRLQELGLKVGKNLAEKGALERFGVDFIAVHQPNTKSKPEWDLQAIEINLRKGGTTHPFMTLKFLTTGRYDMSTGIFYSQQGSPKYYMATDNLQKERYRGLLPNDLMDIIADHRLHFDTTTETGTVFHLMGCLSEFGKLGLTCIGNSPQQAKDIYNKVVKVLDEETKDTPGHFQNFSSHCLPMTWHE; the protein is encoded by the coding sequence ATACAAGTGGTAGATTTTTCTGTAGATTCTCAAGGGGAAAAGTTTCGCTTTTTGCAAAATCAATTGCGCGATCGCTGGCAAAGTATTGAAGGTGCTAATCTAGGAGATTATGATATTTTGGTGGTTCCTTCGGTGAGTTTAGATCAGCGGGAACTAAAAAAAGTAGAAGGATTTTTGAATTATGAAGAACGCTTACTTTTTTCGTTAATTCGCTTACGAAATCCGCGAACGAGAGTGATTTTTTTGACTTCTCAACCTTTACCACCAATAGTAATTGATTATTACTTACAATTATTACCCGGAATTCCCTTTTCTCATGCCCGCGATCGCTTAATGTTATTTTCTGTTTATGATTCTTCACCCAAACCTTTAACTCAGAAAATATTAGAACGTCCTCGATTAATGCAGCGAATTCGCCAAGCATTAAGACCCGATAAATCTTTTATGATTTGTTATAATTCCACCCAATTAGAAAAAGATTTATCTTTGCAGTTACAAGTACCTTTATTAGCAGCAGATCCTGATTTACTTTATTGGGGTAGCAAAAGTGGGAGTCGGCAAATTTTTGCTGAGTGTGGCGTACCCCATCCCGATGGTAGTGAAATGGTGAAAAGTGCTGCTGATTTAGCAGAAGCAGCTGCGGAACTTTGGGAACGTCAACCAAATTTACAGCGGATGGTAGTGAAGTTAAATGAAGGATTTTCTGGTGAAGGAAATGCTGTTTTAGATTTAAGAGAAATTCCAAATATTGCACCTGGGACTGTTTCTCATAAAGAAAGAGTTGGGGTGATTAGCGATCGCTTTACTTCCATGAGTTTTCAAGCTAAAAATGAAACCTGGGAAAACTTTTCTAGCCGTATTCCTGAATTAGGTGCAATTGTTGAAGCTTTTGTCGAAGGGGAAAAAAAGCACAGTCCTAGCGTTCAAGGTCGAATTACTCCCGAAGGCGAAGTAGAAATTCTCTCGACTCACGACCAAATTTTAGGCGGTTCTGATGGTCAAATTTACTTAGGTTGCTATTTTCCCGCCCAAGAATCATATCGCTTACGCTTACAAGAATTAGGTTTAAAAGTAGGAAAAAATCTGGCCGAAAAAGGTGCTTTAGAAAGGTTTGGAGTTGACTTTATTGCGGTACACCAACCTAATACAAAAAGTAAACCCGAATGGGATTTACAAGCAATTGAAATTAACCTCAGAAAAGGTGGTACCACTCACCCCTTTATGACTCTCAAGTTTTTAACAACTGGGCGTTATGATATGAGTACTGGCATATTTTACAGCCAGCAAGGTAGCCCAAAATATTATATGGCTACTGATAACTTACAAAAAGAACGTTATCGCGGTTTATTGCCAAATGATTTGATGGATATTATAGCCGATCATCGCTTGCATTTTGATACGACTACAGAGACAGGAACAGTATTTCATTTAATGGGTTGTCTCTCAGAATTTGGTAAATTAGGATTAACTTGTATTGGTAATTCTCCCCAACAAGCTAAAGATATTTACAACAAAGTAGTCAAGGTTTTAGATGAAGAAACCAAAGATACACCTGGTCATTTTCAGAATTTTTCATCTCATTGTTTACCGATGACTTGGCATGAGTAA